One window of the Micromonas commoda chromosome 9, complete sequence genome contains the following:
- a CDS encoding predicted protein: HTYALKLAYDGEAYLGFQYQPKGKTVQGEVERALTKLTGHDREFLGMQASGRTDTGVHARGQILHFYTKEPVSDLERFHKSLNGIMPKDVRCVEVMRPHPAFHARFHAVRKTYHYFLDPRLVLDPFVRRHALHCGWKPPSVERLREAAAVFVGTHDFTSFSNKSRDKTLVRSPTRTIYRFDVVEQPDGLIRLEVEGNGFLYRMVRNMVGALMLAATGEDGKFTAEDLRDMLEGKDRGVAPMGAPPHGLFLHEV; this comes from the coding sequence CACACCTACGCGCTCAAGCTGGcgtacgacggcgaggcgtaCCTCGGCTTTCAGTACCAGCCCAAGGGCAAGACGGTGCAGGGGGAGGTGGAGCGCGCCCTGACGAAGCTGACTGGGCACGACAGGGAGTTCCTCGGCATGCAGGCGAGCGGGCGGACGGACACGGGGGTGCACGCTCGCGGGCAGATCCTCCACTTCTACACGAAGGAGCCCGTGTCAGACCTCGAGAGGTTTCACAAGAGCCTCAACGGGATCATGCCCAAGGACGTCCGATGCGTGGAGGTCATGAGGCCGCACCCGGCGTTCCACGCCAGGTTCCACGCGGTGCGAAAGACCTACCACTACTTCCTCGACCCTCGGCTCGTGCTCGATCCCTTCGTCAGGCGTCACGCGCTGCACTGCGGATGGAAACCCCCTAGCGTCGAGAGGCTgcgagaggcggcggctgtgTTTGTCGGCACCCACGACTTTACCTCGTTCTCGAACAAGTCCAGGGACAAGACGTTGGTGCGCAGCCCGACGCGAACAATATACAGGTTCGACGTGGTCGAACAGCCGGATGGGTTGATACGCCTGGAGGTGGAGGGTAACGGCTTCTTGTACCGCATGGTTCGTAACATGGTCGGCGCGCTTATGCTCGCCGCCACTGGCGAGGATGGGAAGttcaccgccgaggacctGAGGGATATGCTGGAAGGAAAAGACAGGGGCGTCGCTCCGATGGGGGCTCCACCGCACGGGCTGTTCCTTCACGAGGTAG
- a CDS encoding predicted protein: MAEAIKKLPVKGAWQVYVHKLRAYVMGDDGSPVRPHLMLVISTKDGQFLACEPASGDDEAGGGNVVKDRPTPEALLAFLKRVMTHPRVMNTTAAGEKRKAARPESIRFADTHTASLHLGEKEKWAGETACPYVEGCRAGLAECGVDDVGFAPVPPDLIESIIRAQIEPSMAPDNQEWGTQHLPGLSQSVDGFTDAFGGSLFAAAAEFARVSPWTALAKRRPVQISYRLVLREDVAMRLTAYVSLVGSKEEGSFGFAVHKTLAEAKRAYEVEVGGGEDGESAGESSVNGQSCMFASVYECPFEDVDDAERAGWDLAPMEDEPGERYWPIFCKMAFEKGEGGTEDALSLTRPAIVELQCFELALKAVTALIKSGELRRADDENQSANDGKPWTVQCETFAGSAGSEMATIDVEVSLPSLDDSAANEGQDAYL, from the coding sequence atggccgagGCGATCAAGAAGCTCCCCGTGAAGGGCGCGTGGCAGGTGTACGTCCACAAGCTGCGGGCGTACGtcatgggcgacgacggctcgccCGTTCGCCCCCACCTGATGCTCGTGATCTCGACCAAAGACGGCCAATTCCTCGCGTGCGAACCCGCatccggggacgacgaggccggcggcggcaacgtGGTGAAGGATCGCCCCACCCCCGAGGCCCTCCTCGCCTTCCTTAAGAGGGTAATGACCCACCCGAGGGTGATGAacacgaccgcggcgggggagaaGCGCAAGGCTGCTCGACCGGAGTCTATCCGATTCGCCGACACCCACACGGCGTCCCTGCATCTcggggagaaggagaagTGGGCCGGGGAGACCGCGTGCCCGTACGTGGAGGGATGCCGCGCGGGACTCGCCGAGtgcggggtcgacgacgtcggcttTGCCCCGGTCCCGCCCGATCTCATCGAGTCCATCATCCGCGCGCAGATCGAACCCTCGATGGCTCCGGATAACCAGGAGTGGGGCACGCAGCACCTCCCCGGCTTGTCGCAATCCGTCGACGGCTtcaccgacgcgttcggcggatccctcttcgccgccgcggcggagttcgcccgcgtctcgccgtggacggcgctcgccaagcgCCGCCCCGTGCAGATATCGTACAGGCTGGTGCTCagggaggacgtcgcgatgAGACTCACCGCGTACGTGTCGCTGGTGGGATCCAAGGAGGAGGGATCCTTCGGATTCGCCGTGCACAAGACcttggcggaggcgaagaggGCGTACGAGGTCGAGGTAGGAGGtggggaggacggggagaGCGCAGGGGAGTCATCAGTCAACGGCCAGTCGTGCATGTTCGCGTCGGTGTACGAGTGTCcgttcgaggacgtcgacgacgcggagagggcggGTTGGGACCTGGCGCCGATGGAGGACGAGCCGGGCGAGCGGTACTGGCCGATCTTCTGCAAGATGGCGTTCgagaagggcgagggcgggacCGAGGACGCGCTCTCCCTCACCAGGCCCGCGATCGTGGAGCTGCAGTGCTTCGAGCTCGCCCTGAAGGCCGTGACGGCGCTCATCAAGTCGGGCGAgctgcgacgcgccgacgacgaaaacCAGTCAGCCAACGACGGCAAGCCTTGGACGGTTCAGTGCGAGACGTTCGCGGGAAGCGCGGGGAGCGAGATGGCGACGATCGACGTGGAGGTGTCGCTGCCGTCCCTCGACGATTCAGCCGCGAACGAGGGACAGGACGCGTACCTGTGA
- a CDS encoding predicted protein — protein sequence MSDELVTLMSSEAEKFEVAQDVAFKSETIKNMIEDTGLEAPIPLPNVSSKILQKVIDYCKHHSEKKEGEAEEDKNFDAEFVKVDQATLFELILAANYLNIKSLLDLTCMTVANMIKGKTPEEIRKTFNIRNDFTPEEEEEVRRENQWAFE from the exons ATGAGCGACGAACTCGTCACCCTCATGTCCTCGGAGGCCGAGAAGTTCGAGGTGGCCCAGGACGTTGCCTTCAAGTCTGAGACTATCAAGAACATGATTGAGG ACACCGGACTCGAGGCGCCTATCCCTCTCCCCAACGTTTCCTCCAAGATCTTGCAGAAGGTGATCGACTACTGCAAGCACCACTCGGAGAAGAAAGAGGGTGAAGCGGAGGAGGATAAGAACTTCGACGCGGAGTTCGTCAAGGTCGACCAGGCCACCCTCTTCGAGCTCATCTTG GCTGCCAACTACCTGAACATCAAGTCCCTCCTGGACCTGACGTGCATGACCGTGGCGAACATGATCAAGGGCAAGACTCCGGAGGAGATTCGCAAGACGTTCAACATCAGGAACGACTtcaccccggaggaggaggaggaggtgcggAGGGAGAACCAGTGGGCGTTTGAGTAG
- a CDS encoding predicted protein gives MASLSLANAAATRRAGKPAVALSARRSVAAQPRVASHAGVAAGRGSLQVFAVRSRSNTGGSRKGLMQYVERVNAPQMKDDLIPFRVGMTVRVGVTVVEGNKTRVQPYEGIIIGVHKAGVATTITVRKAFQGYGVERIFPIHSPLCTFEEVRGAGKPVRRAKLYYLRDRIGKQAKLKTRFVAKKTGPTRHQLKMEALAATKAAAAAEAEAAAAAAAAAEAAAAPAEEEAAAEPEA, from the exons ATGGCTTCCCTTTCCCTGGCGAACGCCGCTGcgacccgtcgcgccggaaagcccgccgtcgcgctctccgcgcgccgctccgtGGCCGCCCAGCCCCGCGTCGCTTCCCACGccggtgtcgccgccggtcgtGGCAGCCTCCAGGTCTTCGCCGTTCGCTCCCGCAGCAACACCGGCGGCTCCCGCAAGGGACTCATGCAGTACGTGGAGCGGGTGAACGCGCCGCAGATGAAGGACGATCTTATCCCCTTCAGGGTGGGCATGACGGTGAGGGTCGGCGTgaccgtcgtcgagggcaaCAAGACGCGCGTGCAGCCGTACGAGGGCATCATCATTGGCGTCCACAAggccggcgtcgccaccaCCATCACCGTCCGCAAGGCGTTCCAGGGctacggcgtcgagcgcatcTTCCCTATCCACTCCCCCCTGTGCACCTTCGAGGAGGTTCGCGGTGCTGGCAAGCCC GTGCGCCGCGCCAAGCTCTACTACCTCCGCGATCGTATCGGTAAGCAGGCGAAGCTTAAGACTCGCTTCGTGGCCAAGAAGACCGGCCCCACCCGCCACCAGCTCAAGATGgaggctctcgcggcgacgaaggcggctgcggctgccgaggctgaggcggcggctgccgcggctgccgcggctgaggcggcggctgcccccgcggaggaggaggctgccgctgAGCCCGAGGCGTAA
- a CDS encoding predicted protein yields DPAVKPDAADASDPSGSAFTRAGLPAHMVNAMRAAGLKRTTEIQRLAIPHLVAGEDVVILAETGSGKTFAYALPMIAAVGAPGRGGTKVQGRCCPSMIVLVPNVELGRQVAYMAELAAEWVDTGEYPRPAGSKLAGDQEVIPEFRRAEVLVATPARLLAMMRDGWVLPGRIAHVVVDEADEMLSRGFEREVAAVLETCYQDDGVNKFGGTVQFCFAAATMAEEGPILSAFRRGPDGLRWVSTAHFGGLHPQLKQRVREVHGVEDRRAALLRALAEDKTHRALIFCASPEEADACAEHCNASGYVAMSFHGKTADRGVALDEFFNGDLPVLACTDLAARGIDFPDLHHVVHYTPAADAATHLHRCGRTARVGQSG; encoded by the exons gacccggcggtaaaacccgacgccgccgacgcctccgaccCCTCGGGTTCCGCCTTTACCCGCGCGGGTCTGCCCGCGCACATGGTGAACGccatgcgcgccgcgggcttgaAGCGCACGACGGAGATCCAGAGGCTCGCCATCCcacacctcgtcgccggcgaagaCGTGGTGATCCTCGCGGAGACCGGGAGCGGGAAAACGTTCGCGTACGCGCTGCcgatgatcgccgccgtcggcgcgcccggccgGGGGGGAACGAAGGTTCAGGGCCGGTGCTGCCCGTCGATGATCGTGCTCGTGCCGAACGTGGAGCTCGGGCGACAGGTGGCGTACatggcggagctcgcggcggagtggGTCGACACCGGGGAATACCCGAGACCCGCC GGGTCCAAGCTCGCCGGGGACCAGGAGGTGATCCCCGAGTTTCGCAGAGCCGAGGTTCTCGTCGCCACGCCCGCAAGGCTCCTCGCCATGATGCGAGACGGGTGGGTGCTGCCCGGGCGcatcgcgcacgtcgtcgtggacgaggctGACGAGATGCTGTCTCGCGGGTTCGAAAGAGAGGTGGCCGCCGTGCTCGAGACGTGCTACCAGGACGACGGGGTGAACAAGTTCGGGGGTACGGTGCAATtctgcttcgccgccgcgacgatggcggaggagggaCCCATCTTAAGCGCCTTTCGCCGGGGACCCGACGGGCTGCGTTGGGTCAGCACCGCGCATTTCGGCGGGTTGCATCCGCAGCTGAAACAACGCGTCCGGGAGGTTCACGGCGTGgaggatcgccgcgccgcgctcctgcgcgcgctcgccgaggacaagacccaccgcgcgctcatcTTCTGTGCCAgccccgaggaggcggacgcgtgcgccgagcACTGCAACGCGAGCGGCTACGTCGCCATGAGCTTCCACGGTAAAACCGcggatcgcggcgtcgcgctggatGAGTTTTTCAACGGCGATTTGCCCGTGCTGGCGTGcaccgacctcgccgcgagggggaTCGACTTCCCGGACCTGCACCACGTGGTGCACtacacccccgcggcggacgcggcgacgcacctgCACAGGTGCGGTCGCACGGCGAGAGTCGGTCAGTCTGGA
- a CDS encoding predicted protein, whose translation MVSARSSLPPDIAHARLFPPLGLLLREIRCDETVIDLLTRVPVTFHQADNRHTIILVQTTSNKKSRTFMDFEKVSMAMDGVCTMFEKRLKEMYPHMKDITYDIADLYNYVDALADLSAMVYEPKINAYLPYNKEWVKKKAFAHLKRQAGQ comes from the exons ATGGTGAGTGCACGTTCGAGTCTTCCGCCCGATATCGCTCACGCGCGCCTCTTCCCGCCccttggcctccttctccgcgagatCCGATGCGACGAGACGGTGATTGACTTGCTGACACGCGTCCCCGTGACCTTCCATCAGGCTGACAACAGGCACACCATCATTCTGGTGCAGACGACGTCCAACAAGAAGTCCCGCACGTTCATGGACTTCGAGAAGGTCAGCATGGCCATGGACG GCGTGTGCACGATGTTCGAGAAGCGCCTGAAAGAGATGTACCCCCACATGAAGGACATCACGTACGACATCGCGGATCTGTACAActacgtcgacgcgctcgcggacctgAGTGCCATGGTGTACGAACCCAAGATAAACGCGTACTTGCCGTACAACAAGGAGTGGGTGAAGAAGAAGGCCTTCGCGCACCTGAAGAGGCAGGCGGGACAGTGA
- a CDS encoding predicted protein → MPSIWRPNVRVTLDEDGEVEDTERGGEELTKKGTKRKRAPPTKGPCEHGVKYRSRCKVCGACPHGKWRSRCKECGGSRICEHGRQRNHCKECGGASICEHGRQRHRCKECGGSSFCEHGRQRSKCKECGGSQICEHGRERYGCKECGGSGICEHGRIRFQCKECGGSQICEHGRQRSKCKECGGASICGHGRERRYCKECGGSQICEHGRRRS, encoded by the coding sequence atGCCGTCGATCTGGCGGCCGAACGTGAGAGtgaccctcgacgaggatggTGAAGTCGAGGACACGGAGAGGGGGGGAGAGGAGTTGACGAAGAAGGGCacgaagcggaagagagcccctcccacgaagggaccgtgcgagcacggggtgaagtatCGGTCGCGATGCAAGGTGTGCGGtgcttgtccgcacgggaagTGGCGCAGTcgatgcaaggagtgcggtgggtctcgaatctgcgagcacggtcgtcagcgcaatcattgcaaggagtgcggcggcgcatcaatctgcgagcacggtcgtcagcgccaccggtgcaaggagtgcggtggttCATCATTCTGCGAacacggtcgtcagcgctctaagtgcaaggagtgcggtgggtctcaaatctgcgagcacggtcgtgagcgctatggctgcaaggagtgcggtgggtctggaatctgcgagcacggtcgtatacgctttcagtgcaaggagtgcggtgggtctcaaatctgcgagcacggtcgtcagcgctctaagtgcaaggagtgcggtggtgcatcaatctgcgggcacggtcgtgagcgcagatactgcaaggagtgcggtgggtctcaaatctgtgagcacggtcgtcggcgctcttag
- a CDS encoding predicted protein yields RKNVYVETYGCQMNVNDSEVMLSVLKDRGYDETGDMHDADVILVNTCAIRDKAEAKIWQRLAYFKSLRRKKKKSEKPVVGVLGCMAERLKTQLLEADQLADLVAGPDAYRDLPNLIEAVAGTGEKAMNVQLSVEETYADIIPVRKEGAHAAFVTIMRGCDNACAFCIVPYTRGRERSRDPASIEYEVRLLSEQGVKEVTLLGQNVNSYAYQEGETDFLSMLAAGEGVVGSDAAARRREGAVQFAALLDRVAAIDPEMRVRFTSPHPKDFPDEVLEVIARRPNVCNCLHMPAQSGSTATLERMARGYTREAYLTLIDRVKEIIPGCAITTDIISGFCGETEEDHADTVSLMKAVGYEQAFMFAYSERDGTSAARHQEDDVPEDVKQRRLAEVIDAFRTTAAERQKEEVGRTHLVLVEGPSKKNERELTGKTDSAKWAVFADTPVGIYGGDEDEERTGGEKGVATPRAGEYVAVRVTGCSTGTLFGECLGRTTLTAF; encoded by the exons CGCAAGAACGTCTACGTGGAGACCTACGGGTGCCAGATGAACGTCAACGACAGCGAGGTGATGCTCTCCGTGCTCAAGGACCGCGGGTACGACGAGACCGGGGACAtgcacgacgccgacgtcatcctcgtcaaCACCTGCGCCATCAGGGACAAGGCCGAGGCCAAGATCTGGCAGAGGCTCGCGTACTTCAAGTCCCTGCGccggaagaagaagaagagcgAGAAGCCCGTGGTGGGCGTCCTCGGCTGCATGGCCGAGAGGCTCAAGACCCAGTTGCTCGAGGCTGACcagctcgcggacctcgtcgcgggccCGGACGCGTACAGGGACCTCCCGAACCTcatcgaggcggtcgcgggcaccggcgaGAAGGCGATGAACGTTCAGCTCTCCGTCGAGGAGACCTACGCGGATATCATCCCCGTGCGCAAGGAGggggcgcacgcggcgttcgtGACCATCATGCGCGGGTGCGACAACGCGTGCGCGTTCTGCATCGTACCGTACACGCGCGGCAGGGAGCGATCCAGGGACCCGGCGTCCATCGAGTACGAGGTGAGGCTCCTGTCCGAGCAGGGCGTGAAGGAGGTGACGCTGCTGGGACAAAACGTCAACTCGTACGCGTACCAGGAGGGGGAGACGGACTTTTTGTccatgctcgccgccggcgagggcgtggtGGGTtctgacgcggcggcg CGaaggcgcgagggcgcggtgcagttcgccgcgctgctcgaccGCGTGGCGGCGATCGACCCGGAGATGCGCGTGCGGTTCACGTCCCCGCACCCCAAGGATTTCCCCGACGAGGTCCTGGAGGTGATCGCTCGCCGACCCAACGTCTGTAACTGCCTGCACATGCCCGCGCAGAGCGGCTCCACCGCCACTCTCGAGCGCATGGCCCGCGGGTACACCAGGGAGGCGTACCTCACCCTCATCGATAGGGTGAAGGAGATCATCCCCGGGTGCGCCATCACCACGGATATCATCTCGGGTTTTTGCGGCGAGACAGAGGAGGACCACGCGGACACGGTGAGCCTCATGAAGGCGGTTGGGTACGAGCAGGCGTTCATGTTCGCCTACTCGGAACGCGACggcacgtccgcggcgcgtcaccaggaggacgacgtgccCGAGGACGTCAAGCAGCGcaggctcgccgaggtcatcgacgcgttcaGGACCACCGCAGCGGAGAGGCAGAAGGAGGAGGTTGGACGGACgcacctcgtcctcgtcgaggggcCGAGCAAGAAGAACGAACGGGAGCTGACGGGCAAGACGGACAGCGCCAAGTGGGCCGTCTTCGCCGACACCCCAGTCGGCAtctacggcggcgacgaggacgaggagaggACGGGGGGAGAGAAGGGCGTGGCGACGCCCAGGGCGGGCGAGTacgtcgccgttcgcgtcacCGGGTGCTCCACCGGCACGCTCTTCGGGGAGTGCCTCGGGCGAACCACGCTGACGGCGTTC
- a CDS encoding predicted protein: protein RAMSGRAEAIQEELEALESMYPEGLRVTHGHDARAQTTVALDVAPRTLDDETRQYVRVTLRIVLDDDYPAAAPSLSLTDAKGLDDARIATVMGRLRDAADEHAAPGDPVLALLCETAFETLTELNHPDGDCAFCLEPMWRADHPSSRDHSAEAFTKLAKCYHCFHASCFARWYRW from the coding sequence CGAGCCATGAGCGGCCGCGCGGAAGCCATCCaggaggagctggaggcgctggagTCGATGTACCCCGAGGGCCTCCGGGTGACCCACgggcacgacgcgcgcgcgcaaacgacggtggcgctggacgtcgcgccgaggacgctcgacgacgagacccgCCAGTACGTTCGGGTCACGCTCCgcatcgtcctcgacgacgactaccccgccgcggctccgtcgcTGTCCCTGACGGACGCGAAAGgcctggacgacgcgaggatcgcgacgGTGAtgggccgcctccgcgacgccgcggacgagcacgccgcgcccggcgatcCAGTCCTCGCGCTGCTGTGCGAGACGGCGTTCGAGACCCTGACCGAGCTGAACCATCCGGACGGCGACTGCGCCTTCTGCCTCGAGCCGATGTGGCGCGCGGACCATCCATCATCACGCGACCACTCGGCTGAGGCGTTCACGAAGCTCGCGAAGTGCTACCACTGCTTCCACGCGTCGTGCTTCGCGCGGTGGTaccggtgg
- a CDS encoding predicted protein — protein sequence MTAVCRIAGSVAGFRAMPPRRSAVRAVRIPRSFGGATDALRGGTTRLDRSRVVLAASSDATPDLPSESAADAPVAAEIIEEKPPKMAPFVPPPIAAPVIVGDKLRARDVIKETVRMSVRDLLPCVALICVAGAAAQILNLGGTFLLALIQLHDVDIVAALFLMCVQFWKLCCEIMARIAVMRNARDVDAGDVTRFQRVSVVEAWRTITGAYEGWRDVLFIDGRRMLSIAWNSLLTIPIPYLGVVKILDYALCVPVYLFEGKTGKECLRRSEELMLGHRLTLLRAAFGLGGMLAAAFGLSVGAFTVICPSLPQLLMPPEPEPGSAAAKASRWVEGVVGSAGDVAAESTAEAAVDAAVVGAADIGEAAKGLFDGTSFDRVWEVGTATEKASTIALLSCAVIGSFVFTIMLRHLLYVMHREVSARWKPPPPPEPAEEGKKGGLLSKLMFWKKKSADAPAKDEGAGEGDGGAGIAPKPAPA from the coding sequence ATGACGGCGGTGTGTCGCATCGCggggtccgtcgcgggcttccgcgcgatgccgccgcggcgttccgCAGTGCGCGCCGTCCGGATACCCCGCTCGTTCGGCGGTGCGACCGACGCCCTCCGGGGCGGAACCACGCGTCTCGATCGATCTCgagtcgtcctcgcggcttcgtccgacgcgacgcccgatCTTCCctcggagagcgcggcggatgcccCCGTGGCGGCCGAGATCATCGAGGAGAAGCCCCCGAAGATGGCGCCGTTCGTCCCTCCCCCGATCGCCGCacccgtcatcgtcggcgacaaGTTGAGGGCCCGCGACGTAATCAAGGAGACGGTGCGGATGTCCGTCCGCGACCTTCTTCCCTGCGTCGCGCTCATctgcgtcgccggcgcggcggcgcagatcctcaacctcggcggcactttcctcctcgcgctcatccAGCTGCATGACgtcgacatcgtcgccgcgttgttCCTCATGTGCGTGCAGTTCTGGAAGCTCTGCTGCGAGATCatggcgaggatcgcggTGATGCGAAACGCgagggacgtcgacgcgggagaCGTCACGAGGTTCCAACGCGTGAGCGTGGTGGAGGCGTGGCGAACAATCACGGGCGCGTACGAGGGCTGGAGGGACGTCCTGTTCATCGACGGGCGGCGGATGCTGAGCATCGCCTGGAACTCTTTGCTCACGATACCGATCCCTTACCTGGGCGTCGTCAAGATTTTGGACTACGCGCTGTGCGTGCCGGTGTACCTGTTCGAGGGTAAAACGGGCAAGGAGTGCCTGCGACGGTCGGAGGAGCTCATGCTGGGTCACAGACTTACCctgctgcgcgcggcgttcgggctcggggggatgctcgcggcggcgttcggtCTGTCCGTGGGGGCGTTCACGGTGATCTGCCCCTCGCTGCCGCAGCTGCTGATgccgccggagcccgagccggggtcggcggcggcgaaggcgtcgcggtgggtcgagggcgtcgtggggtccgccggggacgtcgccgccgagtctaccgcggaggctgccgtcgacgcggcggtggtcggcgccgcggacataGGCGAGGCTGCCAAGGGACTCTTCGACGGCACGTCCTTCGACCGGGTGTGGGAGGTTGGGACCGCGACGGAGAAGGCGAGCACCATCGCGCTGCTGTCGTGCGCCGTCATCGGGTCGTTCGTCTTCACGATTATGCTGCGGCACTTGCTGTACGTGATGCACAGGGAGGTATCGGCGAGGTGgaagcctcctccgccgccggaacccgcggaggaggggaagaagggcggcTTGCTCTCCAAGCTGATGTTCTGGAAGAAAAAGTCGGcagacgcgcccgcgaaggacgagggcgcgggggagggtgacgggggcgcgggaaTCGCTCCAAAACCCGCTCCCGCGTga
- a CDS encoding predicted protein has product MTVFKQKISTFREACYLIFGFKVDMGEDRGTGLPTFTLRSMFASRDDEAMVFRVAPPKVGATGNETGGTVELLPAPYTSTDEMRRMIDMYVTRWSSVPGFVANLTMELFNKQTAA; this is encoded by the coding sequence ATGACCGTGTTCAAGCAGAAGATATCGACGTTCAGGGAGGCGTGCTACCTGATATTCGGGTTCAAGGTGGATATGGGCGAGGACCGGGGTACTGGTCTGCCCACGTTTACGCTGAGGAGCATGTTCGCCTccagggacgacgaggccatGGTGTTCAGGGTCGCACCGCCCAAGGTTGGAGCCACCGGAAACGAGACGGGTGGCACGGTGGAGCTGCTCCCCGCGCCCTACACGAGCACCGACGAGATGCGACGGATGATCGACATGTACGTGACGCGGTGGAGTTCCGTGCCGGGTTTCGTCGCCAACCTCACCATGGAGCTGTTCAACAagcagacggcggcgtga
- a CDS encoding predicted protein gives MGCGVSLGGGGGMSSDDGDLGPGDRRVARGVGDFFGDFFGDFFGDFFWDGEGSVVFFFGDFSCAGVALFLGDLLAAGDSSGAAAVTLEARLVERPVVMATTFSEVSTAPTSVLLRFAAAGFSAATGAADAALLRRLDVRVPAGTSGSSDGVEAVFATACRHEVCAR, from the coding sequence atgggGTGCGGGGTGAGCCTGGGCGGGGGTGGGGGCATGTcctcggacgacggggacCTCGGGCCGGGCGATCGGCGAGTCGCtcggggcgtcggcgacttCTTCGGGGATTTCTTCGGGGATTTCTTCGGGGACTTCTTCTGGGACGGCGAGGGCTCGGTCGTATTCTTCTTCGGCGACTTCTcgtgcgcgggcgtcgccttGTTTCTCGGGGACTTgttggcggcgggggactcgtcgggcgcggcggcggtgacgctcgaggcgcgtcTGGTCGAGCGCCCCGTCGtcatggcgacgacgttctCGGAGGTGAGCACCGCGCCCACATCGGTCCTCCTGCgcttcgcggccgcgggcttctcggcggcgacgggtgccgcggacgcggcgctcctgCGGCGACTGGACGTCCGCGTACCCGCGGGGACCTCGGGTTcgtccgacggcgtcgaagcCGTCTTCGCCACGGCCTGTCGTCACGAGGTGTGCGCGCGGTGA
- a CDS encoding predicted protein has protein sequence MGRMHTPGKGMSGSALPYKRSSPSWLKITSQEVNDIIAKMAKKGLTPSQIGVLLRDNHGVAQVSSVTNSKILRILKGQGLAPTLPEDLYCLIKKAVSVRKHMERNRKDMDSKFRLILIESRIHRLARYYKLAKKLAPNWKYDSATASTLVA, from the coding sequence ATGGGTCGCATGCACACTCCCGGCAAGGGCATGAGCGGTTCCGCTCTGCCCTACAAGCGCTCCTCTCCCTCCTGGCTCAAGATCACCTCCCAGGAGGTGAACGACATCATCGCCAAGATGGCGAAGAAGGGCCTTACCCCCTCCCAGATTGGCGTGCTTCTCCGTGATAACCACGGCGTTGCTCAGGTGTCCTCCGTCACCAACTCCAAGATCCTCCGCATCCTGAAGGGCCAGGGCCTCGCGCCCACCCTCCCCGAGGACCTCTACTGCCTCATCAAGAAGGCTGTGTCCGTGCGCAAGCACATGGAGCGTAACCGCAAGGACATGGACTCCAAGTTCCGCCTCATTCTTATCGAGTCCCGCATCCACCGCCTGGCCCGCTACTACAAGCTCGCCAAGAAGCTCGCGCCCAACTGGAAGTACGACTCGGCCACCGCGTCTACCCTCGTCGCCTAA
- a CDS encoding predicted protein produces MARPAAAPMDSMHRTVAAPIYAARRAMGDKAPVSTDWEHATGLELKELQAAAEGKDFFDHYDFLKQPNGTKESPVVVTSSMPYRVVGATDPDDDTIVHWGRVEAGKPPVKIGSEWFVHKAEEPH; encoded by the exons ATGGCGCgccctgccgccgcgcccatggACTCGATGCAccgcaccgtcgccgccccg ATctacgcggcgaggcgcgcgatgggcgacAAAGCTCCGGTCTCCACCGACTGGGAGCACGCCACCGGTCTCGAGCTGAAGGAGCTCCAGGCTGCGGCTGAGGGGAAGGACTTCTTCGACCACTACGACTTCCTCAAGCAGCCCAACGGCACGAAGGAGTCGCCCGTGGTGGTGACGAGCTCGATGCCCTACCGGGTGGTGGGTGCGaccgacccggacgacgataCCATCGTCCACTGGGGGCGCGTGGAGGCTGGCAAGCCCCCGGTGAAGATCGGCAGCGAGTGGTTCGTGCACAAGGCTGAGGAGCCGCACTGA